From Oreochromis niloticus isolate F11D_XX linkage group LG14, O_niloticus_UMD_NMBU, whole genome shotgun sequence, one genomic window encodes:
- the igsf10 gene encoding immunoglobulin superfamily member 10, whose product MTECVCSSSYLQRWLLKTLLFLAAALPSSADCPKPCACHVTTEVQCNFRYLTSVPDHILPAVEKIYLGYNSITILRENDLSGLENLELLLLHSNMIHTTEDRAFKDLKSLQVLKMSYNKLKIINKETFKGLDSLLRLHIDHNHIEFINPEAFFGLTNLELVNLEGNYLQQLHPDTFITLRHSQVFKVSSVRTIHLSDNLLTTLPADTFSGCSQLENVFLHGNPWKCDCRMKWFSLWAQRNTGVLKCRRDRRYPGGLCPVCENPSLYHKRPLSLLPDNAFTCTKPLIQPHLKQKNISLDEGNFFPVSPKDFIAPLGSIQMNLTDRFHNDASLTCTVQRPTSFENLTQTLEEGEENNVTMLTTCITTYLVCNINHEHIQQLWQILATYSDSPMRLERGLMLARSPEMVYRYTQMKTKDLDKEINTNIKAEIKASPAWLMQGEVSFQLDRTTTTFSTLHIKYQSVVNLRLESTPSKRDRYSWAMIKRDNQTKTEHTVLTGGVVQLSCHIQGDPKPLLEWILPDGSKVRAPYSSEDRRIIITAEGKLTLRGADTSDTGLYWCIATNYLDADILIFRVTVLSIDVEEAEVNGVQLSRPLGEKLVFDCSSSGSPEASVSWILPDHSVLDKPHGNRNIFKNGTLLIQGITARDRGFYRCLVANHLGVDLLVSQVTVTDKRPVTATAFNSEGSGMVTEVAMDSSLTQNTVKLSEIHHSQHADRTIQESRTITSDRAYPRHRSRGRVGFGGRLGQRRRGSVRNSHIWSSRVFDKASRKVDPQKFAEFMKKAQDGSKIKSGRENEKARYEDTHIGYSGNNEIGSGEAQNEDRLIVLPTIVQPTTGYPQRIFAQDRQTETVTAAQIGEGHILVTKENAMENRFSNHINSTKIMENRDMATTEPYMQSTFTRDSRLVETNNFYTLERTSMPPLNPQPVTLQPTVTDTSQETQLQLSGEAPAELETSTEGAFSSTTDPNVTPMRDEPGPVELVLHTDPGSQTTFTAITSTDRQQDKIIFHTTQTIKSPRLPAGSTIISRQHIHIIPRQNNRGKVGRRTFQGRRRIIKPNRIHDMQSFINKLKQSTMSKEGNASMPYQIQLTTACNCDNKAATTDLAVVTPTPSSSPCLHKTERPAYAQKTLVSTTSHYMTSDATFNNAESRSETSNEYITFAVAPELDPTTKVPTTTTTTSTSKIIRGKIPWNKLFGNKGRERMLSRLKKPLTAKKPSTTTETRGTLDTTIGPTPITSANLLVKLDSLSPSRHTQSSSLDDDYGDASSADFQFTTLGPSLDFIPVTSYSGSSPFYTTAETPPELQTLPSPPTVKPTQQENLDVKSSGSGRLPDNLLIIRQRPGGTRGRLGRRRRPYRRRRPLRKPGIPKVQQTSTTEATTTEATTIEYTMEATTLFQQSVSEYNPIYTQKDARTTASSTTEKRSEESDLYEDFDWTSSGSSSYPTTKTPLFSSDTYDPATTLIPHTTKGLYTTAQTRIHSNIKPPTQRNGDTNRSLVLERIRPTGTRKSSGTKGSVDNSDTLTLLTAQQGYMISTPVPYITDKDSATSTIYNQVSGYDATSASNAGFEPTTKVMSSKPKIVGGNAASFTVLSNSDAFLPCVAVGNPQPVITWKRFSSSTGRTITIKERMGKYEVLNNGTLSIPNANIKDRGQYFCLAENDHGSDKLIITLSVVAYPSRILEPKMREIKSYAGNTVELKCKAEGRPMPVISWILANRTQVVGQNTEKGRASVSAVGTLVIKDVSVYDRGHYKCIASNPAGADTATVRLQVVAAPPGIMEEKRQQLQAILGHSLQLPCTGHGTPQPSVHWVLHDGSMIQSNRPVSDTRISMYENGTLHIKDVTPADSGKYECIATSSTGSERRVVTLTVILQESAPQILEISKRLTELSYGDQLRLNCSATGNPKPRIIWKLPSKAVVDYWYRVGSRIKVLDNGTLTVNTVSDKDAGDYLCVARNKIGDALQLMKVSVSMKPAKIEAKVYSKKQVPYGKDLKVDCKASGAPKPDISWGLPDGTVVNSALQSDASSRGGRERRYTLFDNGTLYLNQVGMSEEGDYTCFAENQVGKDEMHVHITVVTASPRMRPASQTYARVKPGGSIRFDCEALGEPKPKILWILPNNDVIAASHERYLMHVNGSLDIRDVKVIDAGEYVCMARNPGGETRKVYKLEIGGNPPVINGYHQNRTVIKEIVSTYSRKLIDCMAEGTPRPTITWIMPDNIFLTAPYFGSRIKVHQNGTLEIRNVRPSDTAEFICLARNDGGEAVMVVQLTVTSMLRRPIFNNPFNERIVSGNGKTTVLNCSADGQPMPEITWTLPNGTRFTGGTNHGSRHQINHDGTLVIHSTHKEDAGKYRCGAKNLMGYIEKLIILEIGQKPYILTRPRGIIRSISGESLFLHCLSDGSPRPRIYWTVPGGHTLTRPQVLGRYQLLENGTLIIQDTTLHDRGNYICRARNDAGEAVLSVPVIVIAYPPRITMGPPSNVRAVTGRPIQLNCAATGIPKPEITWELPDHSVLSAAEKGRPMGSELLHPQGTLIIQRPTPSDSGTYKCLAKNHLGTDSKVAYVLVQ is encoded by the exons ACATGATACACACTACTGAAGACAGAGCCTTCAAAGACCTTAAGTCATTACAG GTCCTGAAGATGTCATACAATAAATTAAAGATTATCAACAAAGAGACTTTCAAAGGCTTGGATAGTCTGCTGAGACTCCACATAGACCACAACCACATTGAATTTATAAACCCGGAGGCTTTCTTTGGGCTTACCAACTTAGAATTGGTTAATCTGGAGGGTAACTACCTCCAGCAGCTCCACCCGGACACATTTATCACACTGAGACACAGCCAGGTTTTCAAGGTATCATCAGTAAGAACCATCCACCTGTCAGACAACCTTCTGACCACTCTGCCAGCAGACACTTTTTCAGGCTGCAGTCAGTTAGAAAATGTCTTCCTCCATGGCAACCCCTGGAAGTGTGATTGTCGTATGAAGTGGTTCTCACTttgggcacaaagaaatacag GTGTGCTGAAATGCCGGCGAGACAGGAGATATCCCGGAGGCCTATGTCCTGTTTGTGAAAATCCTTCGCTTTACCACAAAAGGCCTCTATCCCTTCTACCCGACAATGCTTTTACGTGCACCAAACCTTTGATCCAACCCCATCTAAAGCAGAAAAACATCAGCCTGGATGAAGGGAACTTCTTTCCTGTTTCCCCCAAAGACTTTATTGCCCCATTAGGCTCAATACAAATGAACCTGACCGACCGGTTTCACAATGATGCCAGTCTAACCTGCACTGTACAGCGGCCCACTTCTTTTGAGAACCTGACTCAAACCCTggaggaaggagaagaaaaCAATGTCACCATGCTTACCACTTGCATCACTACGTATTTGGTGTGTAATATTAACCATGAACACATCCAGCAACTGTGGCAGATTCTAGCCACCTACAGTGACTCTCCTATGAGGCTAGAGAGAGGTTTAATGTTGGCCAGAAGCCCAGAAATGGTGTACCGATATACTCAGATGAAAACAAAGGATTTagataaagaaataaacacaaacattaagGCTGAGATTAAAGCCTCTCCTGCATGGTTAATGCAGGGAGAAGTGAGCTTCCAACTTGACCGCACTACTACCACCTTCTCTACTCTGCACATTAAGTACCAGTCGGTGGTAAACCTACGTTTGGAAAGCACACCATCTAAGAGGGACCGCTATTCCTGGGCCATGATCAAACGAGATAATCAAACCAAGACTGAGCACACTGTACTTACAG GTGGTGTGGTACAGTTGAGCTGCCATATCCAGGGTGATCCAAAGCCTCTCTTGGAGTGGATTTTACCAGATGGAAGCAAGGTCAGAGCTCCTTATTCCAGTGAGGACAGGAGAATAATAATTACTGCTGAAGGGAAGCTCACTCTTCGAGGTGCAGATACCTCTGATACAGGCCTCTACTGGTGCATTGCCACAAACTACCTGGATGCAGATATCCTCATCTTTCGAGTGACAGTTCTGTCCATTGATGTGGAAGAGGCTGAGGTCAATGGTGTTCAACTCTCTAGGCCACTGGGTGAAAAGCTTGTTTTTGACTGTAGCTCCTCGGGGAGTCCTGAGGCCTCAGTGTCTTGGATTCTGCCTGACCATTCAGTGCTTGACAAGCCTCATGGgaacagaaacatttttaagaATGGAACATTGCTGATTCAGGGTATCACAGCAAGGGATCGAGGATTTTATAGGTGTTTAGTTGCTAATCATCTTGGAGTTGACCTACTTGTGTCTCAGGTGACAGTAACAGACAAAAGGCCCGTGACAGCAACAGCTTTCAACAGTGAGGGATCAGGGATGGTGACGGAGGTTGCGATGGATTCTAGCTTGACACAAAACACAGTCAAACTTAGTGAGATACACCACTCCCAGCATGCTGACAGAACTATCCAGGAGTCCAGGACCATCACTTCAGATCGGGCTTACCCCAGACACAGATCACGTGGCCGAGTAGGTTTTGGTGGTAGACTGGGACAGAGAAGGAGGGGGTCAGTCCGCAACAGCCACATCTGGAGCAGTAGGGTCTTTGATAAAGCTTCCAGGAAAGTAGACCCGCAGAAGTTTGCAGAATTTATGAAAAAGGCTCAGGATGGCTCAAAAATAAAGAGTGGTAGAGAAAATGAGAAAGCAAGATATGAAGACACGCACATTGGTTATTCTGGTAACAATGAAATCGGCTCTGGTGAAGCTCAAAATGAAGACCGTCTCATTGTTCTCCCAACAATAGTCCAACCAACAACAGGTTATCCACAAAGAATATTTGCTcaagacagacagactgaaacAGTAACAGCTGCACAAATAGGTGAGGGACATATTTTAGTAACAAAGGAAAATGCTATGGAAAATAGATTCAGCAATCACATTAATTCAACTAAAATAATGGAAAATAGAGACATGGCAACGACAGAGCCGTATATGCAGTCTACATTCACTAGAGATTCAAGGTTAGTTGAGACAAACAACTTTTACACCCTTGAAAGAACCAGCATGCCACCTTTGAACCCACAACCAGTCACTCTCCAACCTACTGTGACAGACACGTCACAAGAAACCCAACTACAGTTATCAGGAGAAGCACCTGCAGAACTAGAGACCTCGACAGAGGGTGCTTTTTCTTCAACTACAGACCCTAATGTTACTCCAATGAGAGATGAACCAGGCCCAGTGGAACTAGTCCTTCACACAGACCCTGGAAGCCAGACCACATTTACAGCAATCACATCTACAGACAGACAGCAAGACAAGATCATTTTCCATACAACCCAGACAATTAAATCCCCGCGCCTGCCTGCAGGATCTACTATCATCTCCCGGCAGCACATCCATATAATCCCACGCCAGAATAACAGAGGAAAGGTTGGCAGGAGGACCTTCCAAGGCCGCAGAAGGATCATTAAACCAAACAGGATCCATGACATGCAGTCCtttattaataaacttaaacagtcCACCATGAGTAAAGAAGGGAATGCCTCTATGCCATATCAAATTCAGTTGACCACAG CCTGTAACTGTGATAATAAAGCAGCAACCACTGATTTGGCAGTGGTCACACCAACACCATCTTCTAGTCCATGTTTACACAAAACAGAGAGACCTGCTTATGCGCAAAAAACTCTTGTTTCTACCACAAGTCATTACATGACTTCAGATGCCACATTCAACAATGCAGAGTCTAGATCAGAGACTTCCAATGAGTACATAACGTTTGCAGTTGCCCCTGAACTGGATCCTACAACTAAAGTCCCGACCACGACCACTACTACATCTACTTCTAAGATCATTCGGGGAAAAATTCCATGGAACAAGTTGTTTGGAAACAAAGGAAGGGAAAGGATGCTCAGTAGGCTTAAGAAGCCATTAACTGCGAAAAAACCCTCAACTACGACTGAAACAAGAGGCACCCTAGACACAACCATTGGTCCTACGCCCATTACCTCTGCAAACTTACTAGTTAAACTTGATAGTTTGTCACCatccagacacacacagagtagtTCATTAGATGATGACTATGGAGATGCATCCTCTGCTGATTTCCAGTTCACAACACTGGGTCCCAGCTTGGACTTTATACCTGTTACTAGTTATTCTGGTTCCTCACCGTTTTATACCACTGCCGAAACACCACCAGAATTACAGACTCTACCCTCTCCACCCACTGTCAAACCCACCCAACAGGAAAATCTTGATGTAAAATCATCTGGGTCTGGAAGACTGCCTGACAATTTGCTTATAATCAGACAGAGGCCTGGTGGGACAAGAGGTAGGCTAGGGCGGAGAAGGAGGCCCTATAGGAGAAGAAGACCCCTAAGGAAACCTGGAATTCCTAAAGTCCAACAAACTTCAACAACTGAGGCAACAACTACTGAGGCAACAACCATAGAATACACAATGGAGGCAACCACACTTTTTCAACAAAGTGTTTCAGAATATAATCCCATTTACACGCAAAAAGATGCCAGAACCACAGCATCGAGTACCACTGAAAAAAGATCTGAGGAGAGTGACCTATATGAGGACTTTGACTGGACATCTAGCGGTTCATCCAGCTATCCTACCACCAAGACACCTTTGTTTTCCTCAGACACTTATGATCCTGCTACTACACTGATACCACATACAACTAAAGGGCTTTACACAACAGCTCAGACAAGAATCCACAGCAACATCAAACCACCAACACAAAGGAATGGTGACACCAATCGCAGTTTAGTGTTGGAGAGAATTAGACCTACCGGTACTCGAAAAAGCAGTGGTACTAAAGGCAGTGTAGATAACTCTGATACACTGACCCTTCTAACAGCTCAGCAAGGCTACATGATCAGTACCCCCGTTCCTTACATTACAGACAAGGATTCTGCCACCTCTACTATTTATAATCAAGTCTCGGGATATGATGCTACCAGTGCCAGTAATGCTGGTTTTGAACCCACTACAAAGGTCATGTCAAGCAAACCCAAGATAGTGGGTGGAAATGCAGCTAGCTTTACTGTGCTGTCTAACTCTGATGCTTTCCTGCCATGCGTGGCTGTTGGAAACCCACAGCCAGTTATAACATGGAAACGGTTCTCCTCCAGCACAG GAAGAACCATTACCATTAAAGAGAGGATGGGCAAGTATGAGGTGTTGAACAACGGCACGCTGTCAATCCCAAATGCCAATATTAAAGACCGAGGCCAGTACTTCTGTCTAGCTGAGAATGACCATGGATCAGATAAACTTATTATCACTCTCTCAGTGGTAGCCTATCCCTCTCGCATTTTAGAGCCAAAAATGCGCGAGATAAAATCTTATGCAGGAAACACAGTTGAACTGAAATGTAAAGCAGAGGGCCGGCCCATGCCTGTGATATCTTGGATCTTGGCCAACCGTACCCAAGTCGTGGGTCAAAACACTGAGAAAGGAAGAGCATCAGTGTCTGCTGTGGGGACTCTGGTTATTAAAGATGTGTCTGTTTATGACAGAGGTCATTATAAATGCATTGCCAGTAATCCTGCTGGAGCTGATACTGCTACAGTCCGACTGCAGGTGGTGGCAGCTCCGCCAGGTATCATGGAGGAGAAGCGGCAGCAGCTACAAGCTATTCTTGGCCACAGTTTACAGCTACCCTGCACTGGTCATGGCACACCTCAGCCTAGTGTTCACTGGGTTCTCCATGATGGGTCAATGATACAATCTAACAGGCCTGTAAGTGATACACGGATATCCATGTATGAGAATGGGACGCTTCACATTAAGGATGTGACTCCAGCAGACAGTGGAAAATATGAATGTATTGCTACCAGCTCTACTGGCTCAGAGCGAAGGGTCGTGACTCTGACAGTAATACTACAAGAATCTGCTCCTCAGATATTGGAAATATCCAAGCGCTTGACTGAGTTGTCATATGGGGATCAGTTAAGACTAAACTGTTCAGCAACTGGAAACCCTAAACCTAGGATAATCTGGAAACTACCTTCTAAAGCTGTGGTGGACTACTGGTACAG GGTGGGCAGCAGGATAAAGGTCCTCGATAATGGTACTCTTACTGTTAACACTGTGAGTGATAAAGATGCCGGAGATTATCTCTGTGTGGCCCGAAACAAGATTGGTGATGCTCTACAACTCATGAAAGTCAGTGTATCAATGAAGCCAGCCAAGATAGAGGCTAAGGTATACAGCAAGAAGCAGGTACCCTATGGAAAGGACTTAAAAGTAGACTGTAAAGCCTCAGGGGCACCAAAGCCAGATATCTCCTGGGGTCtaccagatggtacagtggtcAACAGTGCTTTGCAGTCTGATGCCAGCAGTAGAGGAGGACGAGAACGTCGCTACACTCTGTTTGACAATGGAACTCTTTATCTAAACCAG GTTGGAATGTCAGAGGAAGGGGATTATACCTGCTTTGCTGAGAACCAGGTTGGCAAAGATGAGATGCATGTACATATCACTGTGGTTACAGCGTCCCCTAGGATGCGTCCAGCCAGCCAGACCTATGCCAGAGTGAAGCCCGGAGGAAGCATCCGCTTTGACTGTGAGGCACTTGGAGAGCCTAAACCTAAGATATTGTGGATACTTCCCAATAACGATGTAATAGCAGCATCACATGAACGCTACTTAATGCATGTCAATGGTTCTCTGGATATTAGGGATGTGAAGGTAATTGATGCAGGGGAGTATGTTTGCATGGCTCGCAACCCTGGTGGAGAAACCAGAAAGGTTTACAAGCTTGAGATAGGTGGGAATCCACCTGTGATCAATGGCTACCATCAGAACAGAACAGTCATTAAAGAAATAGTGTCTACATATTCCAGGAAACTTATAGACTGTATGGCTGAGGGGACTCCCAGACCCACTATCACTTGGATTATGCCTGATAACATCTTTCTAACAGCACCCTACTTTGGGAGTAGGATTAAAGTCCACCAGAATGGGACACTTGAGATACGTAATGTCCGCCCTTCTGATACAGCAGAGTTTATTTGCTTGGCTAGAAATGATGGAGGAGAGGCAGTAATGGTGGTGCAGTTGACGGTTACAAGTATGCTCCGAAGGCCAATCTTCAATAATCCCTTCAATGAACGTATTGTGTCTGGGAATGGGAAAACCACAGTTCTGAATTGTTCTGCTGATGGGCAGCCAATGCCAGAGATCACATGGACTTTGCCTAATGGAACACGGTTTACTGGTGGAACCAATCATGGTTCTCGTCACCAAATAAACCATGATGGGACTTTGGTCATCCACAGTACTCACAAAGAAGATGCTGGGAAATACCGCTGTGGTGCCAAGAATCTCATGGGCTACATAGAGAAGCTAATAATTTTGGAGATTGGACAGAAGCCTTATATCCTGACAAGGCCCAGGGGTATCATACGCAGCATATCAGGGGAGTCCCTCTTCCTTCACTGCCTGTCTGATGGGAGTCCCAGACCAAGAATCTACTGGACCGTTCCTGGTGGACACACTCTTACTCGGCCTCAAGTCCTCGGACGCTACCAGTTGCTAGAAAATGGTACTCTTATAATTCAGGACACTACACTCCACGACCGCGGAAACTACATATGCAGAGCTCGAAACGATGCTGGTGAGGCTGTACTTAGTGTCCCTGTTATTGTCATTGCCTACCCTCCACGGATCACAATGGGGCCACCCTCCAATGTGAGGGCAGTGACTGGGAGACCTATTCAGCTCAACTGTGCTGCTACTGGGATCCCCAAGCCAGAGATCACCTGGGAGCTTCCAGATCATTCAGTtctatcagcagcagaaaagggGCGTCCTATGGGTAGTGAACTGCTCCACCCTCAGGGTACACTAATCATCCAGAGGCCCACACCCTCTGACTCTGGAACATACAAATGCCTTGCCAAAAACCACTTAGGTACAGATTCAAAGGTCGCATATGTACTTGTGCAGTGA